The proteins below are encoded in one region of Telopea speciosissima isolate NSW1024214 ecotype Mountain lineage chromosome 10, Tspe_v1, whole genome shotgun sequence:
- the LOC122643239 gene encoding agamous-like MADS-box protein AGL62: protein MGRQKIEIKRINCDTSRQVTFSKRRSGLFKKASELCTLCGAEIAILVFSPAGKVFSFGHPSVESIIDRFLTENNLPTEAAALPLVDAHCGASVRELNQQYTQVLNLMEIEKKRAETLYQSTPEAKQGDPWWEAPIENMGLLELHQLKAFMEELKKNMKKRVDELVATDTLNPNYASSIIPYGDGYGFSFGRGLI from the coding sequence ATGGGTCGTCAGAAGATAGAGATCAAGAGGATCAATTGTGACACTTCTCGACAGGTCACTTTCTCTAAACGCCGATCAGGACTCTTTAAGAAGGCCAGTGAGCTCTGTACTCTTTGTGGTGCCGAGATAGCCATTCTTGTCTTCTCACCTGCAGGTAAGGTCTTCTCCTTCGGCCACCCTAGTGTGGAATCCATCATTGATAGGTTCCTTACAGAAAACAATCTGCCAACGGAAGCCGCTGCGTTGCCTCTTGTGGACGCTCACTGTGGAGCTAGTGTTCGTGAGCTCAACCAACAGTACACACAAGTGCTCAACCTAATGGAAATCGAGAAGAAGCGAGCTGAGACACTTTACCAATCGACCCCAGAAGCAAAGCAGGGCGACCCATGGTGGGAAGCACCCATTGAAAATATGGGATTGCTTGAGCTTCATCAATTGAAGGCTTTTATGGAGGAACTTAAGAAGAATATGAAGAAACGTGTTGATGAGCTTGTGGCCACTGATACCCTAAATCCAAATTATGCTTCTTCAATCATCCCTTATGGAGATGGTTATGGTTTTAGTTTTGGACGTGGTCTTATCTGA
- the LOC122643240 gene encoding agamous-like MADS-box protein AGL62, whose protein sequence is MARKRSLGRQKIEIKRINSEASRQVTFSKRRAGLFKKASELCILCGAETAILVFSPAGKVFSFGHHSVGSIIERFLTVNNPPQEAARFPLVDALRGASVLELNRKYTEVVNLLETETQRAEAFNRSTTEAKQSEPWWEAPIENMGLLELHQLKICMEEINQTMTKRVEELVGKAAVTSPFLSINSMGMVDRFAAARATPNPNNASLIIPDGHGYCLSFGCGLF, encoded by the coding sequence ATGGCAAGGAAACGAAGCTTGGGTCGTCAGAAGATTGAGATTAAGAGGATCAATAGTGAGGCTTCTCGACAGGTTACCTTCTCTAAACGCCGAGCAGGGCTTTTCAAAAAAGCGAGCGAGCTCTGTATTCTGTGTGGTGCCGAGACAGCCATCCTTGTCTTCTCTCCTGCAGGGAAGGTGTTCTCCTTTGGACACCATAGTGTGGGGTCCATCATTGAAAGGTTCCTCACTGTAAACAATCCGCCACAGGAAGCCGCTAGGTTTCCTCTTGTGGACGCTCTCCGTGGAGCCAGTGTTTTAGAGCTCAACAGAAAGTACACAGAGGTGGTCAACCTGCTGGAAACAGAGACGCAGCGAGCTGAGGCATTCAACCGATCGACCACAGAAGCGAAGCAGAGCGAACCATGGTGGGAAGCACCCATTGAAAATATGGGATTGCTTGAGCTTCATCAATTGAAAATTTGTATGGAGGAAATTAACCAGACTATGACGAAACGGGTTGAAGAGCTTGTGGGCAAAGCTGCTGTTACCTCCCCTTTCTTATCTATCAATTCAATGGGAATGGTGGATCGTTTTGCAGCAGCAAGAGCTACCCCAAATCCAAATAATGCTTCTTTAATCATCCCTGATGGACATGGTTATTGTCTTAGTTTTGGATGTGGTCTTTTCTaa
- the LOC122643241 gene encoding cytosolic sulfotransferase 15-like gives MASFPFSASAALIEKEEEEGVGQECQELLRSLPQEKGWRTAHIYQYQGFWVAGKLIESIIEIQQNFRVRDTDVLLVTTPKSGTVWLKALAFAIMNRNRYSFSENPLLNTNPHELVPFLEHGVFISNKLPYLSTLPSPRLFASHIPYPSLSESIKTNNCRIVYQCRNPKDMFVSLFLFSGKLRPENLGPLSLDQAFELFCKGAYEFGPYWDHVLGFWKESFERPQKSLEVNKTGKLMPRGDNAVFFRKGEVGDWMNHLSPEMAEKIDKITEVKLLGSGLSFQVASFENETASAS, from the exons atGGCTTCTTTCCCATTTTCTGCTAGTGCTGCAttgatagaaaaagaagaagaagaaggtgtaGGCCAAGAATGTCAGGAACTGCTTCGATCACTTCCTCAGGAAAAGGGTTGGCGAACTGCTCATATCTACCAATACCAAGGCTTTTGGGTTGCAGGGAAACTAATAGAATCAATCATAGAAATTCAGCAAAATTTCCGAGTTCGTGACACTGATGTCTTGCTGGTCACTACCCCAAAATCAGGTACAGTATGGTTGAAAGCCCTTGCTTTCGCAATTATGAACCGCAATCGTTATTCATTCTCAGAAAATCCTTTGCTTAATACCAACCCCCATGAACTTGTTCCCTTCTTAGAACATGGGGTTTTCATTAGTAACAAACTACCCTATCTCTCTACCCTCCCATCTCCTAGGCTTTTTGCCTCACATATCCCTTACCCATCCTTGTCTGAGTCCATTAAGACCAATAATTGTCGAATCGTTTATCAATGTCGGAACCCTAAAGACATGTTTGTatcactctttcttttttcgGGTAAGCTTAGACCTGAAAATCTTGGGCCACTCTCACTAGATCAAGCTTTTGAGTTATTCTGTAAGGGAGCCTATGAATTTGGACCCTATTGGGATCatgtgttagggttttggaaggAAAGCTTTGAAAGGCCTCAGAAG AGTTTGGAGGTGAACAAGACTGGAAAACTGATGCCAAGAGGAGATAATGCAGTGTTTTTCAGGAAAGGAGAAGTTGGAGATTGGATGAACCATTTGAGTCCAGAAATGGCAGAGAAAATAGACAAGATCACTGAAGTGAAACTACTTGGTTCAGGTCTGTCATTTCAAGTGGCTTCCTTTGAGAATGAAACAGCATCTGCCAGCTGA
- the LOC122643238 gene encoding agamous-like MADS-box protein AGL62, whose translation MAGKRSLGRQKIEIKRINCEASRQVTFSKRRAGLFKKASELCTLCAAEIAIIVFSLAGKVYSFGHPNVGSVIERFLTVNNPPQEAAVLPLVVAHRAASVRELNQKYTEVLNRKETETKRAEAFNRSTAEAKQSEPWWEAPIENMGLLELHQLKICIEEINQTMTKRLEELVAKAAVTSPFLSINPMGMVDHFAATRATPNPNNVSLIISHGHGYRLSLGRGLF comes from the coding sequence ATGGCAGGGAAACGAAGCTTGGGTCGTCAGAAGATTGAGATCAAGAGGATCAATTGTGAGGCTTCTCGACAGGTTACCTTCTCCAAACGCCGAGCAGGGCTTTTCAAAAAAGCGAGTGAGCTCTGTACTCTGTGTGCTGCCGAGATAGCCATAATTGTCTTCTCTCTTGCAGGGAAGGTGTATTCCTTTGGCCACCCAAATGTGGGGTCCGTCATTGAAAGGTTCCTCACTGTAAACAATCCGCCACAGGAAGCCGCTGTGTTGCCTCTTGTGGTTGCTCACCGTGCAGCCAGTGTTCGAGAGCTCAACCAAAAGTATACAGAGGTGCTCAACCGAAAGGAAACAGAGACGAAGCGAGCCGAGGCATTCAACCGATCGACCGCAGAAGCGAAGCAGAGCGAACCATGGTGGGAAGCACCCATTGAAAATATGGGATTGCTTGAGCTTCATCAGTTGAAAATTTGTATTGAGGAAATTAACCAGACTATGACGAAACGGCTTGAAGAGCTTGTGGCCAAAGCTGCTGTTACCTCCCCTTTCTTATCTATCAATCCAATGGGAATGGTGGATCATTTTGCAGCAACAAGAGCTACCCCAAATCCAAATAATGTTTCTTTAATCATCTCTCATGGACATGGTTATCGTCTTAGTCTTGGACGTGGTCTTTTCTGA
- the LOC122643243 gene encoding uncharacterized protein LOC122643243 — MEGVSWPHDDGIVLQMIIRDRMVHRILIDTGASVDLLSYQAFKQFGLGDESLIPDGTNLYGFLGATTKIEGSIKMPVTAGEYPNEVTVDVNFMVVRMVSAFNAILGRPALNALGVIVSTKHLKIKFQTPNGVGECRTNQKKSRECYASFVKQKNDCGGMALTIAIPDYRDKLVMR; from the coding sequence ATGGAGGGGGTTAGCTGGCCCCATGACGATGGGATTGTGCTACAGATGATTATTCGGGACAGGATGGTTCACCGAATCCTCATAGATACTGGAGCATCGGTGGACTTATTGTCTTATCAGGCCTTCAAGCAGTTCGGGTTGGGTGATGAAAGTCTCATCCCTGATGGCACCAATCTCTATGGATTTTTGGGTGCGACAACGAAAATAGAGGGAAGTATTAAAATGCCTGTTACGGCAGGAGAATATCCTAACGAAGTCACTGTGGATGTGAACTTCATGGTAGTGAGAATGGTATCGGCCTTTAACGCCATATTAGGAAGACCGGCACTAAATGCCCTTGGTGTAATAGTCTCAACAAAACACTTAAAGATCAAGTTCCAGACCCCAAATGGTGTAGGGGAATGCCGAACCAACCAGAAAAAGTCAAGAGAATGTTATGCCAGCTTTGTTAAACAAAAGAATGATTGTGGGGGGATGGCCCTAACCATCGCCATACCCGATTATAGGGACAAACTTGTCATGAGATGA